One Brachybacterium kimchii genomic window carries:
- a CDS encoding VOC family protein, whose amino-acid sequence MTSTENFDLSHLGAVELLTPDFEGSLHFFRDLLAMREVARIGDSAYLRCWDEYQLYSIKLTASANNGVGRTLYRTSSPEALERRIRAIEDAGLGHGWREPEVGVGPSYEFEDPDGHLMAIYFAAERYTADEEDRPALKNQASAFPGRGVNARRLDHINYLASDVTAAGEFWRDVMRARESERVRLDEGGYAAWWFRFQQKSYDVVYSDDWTGRRGRFHHLAFAPDTREDILKAADIFLENGIHIEYGPYKHAINQTFFLYVWEPGGNRIEFANAGARLVMDPDWPVVEWSEAERARGQAWGMKTVATFHTHGTPFVEDQEEIDRAAIEGRPYRPSDD is encoded by the coding sequence ATGACCTCGACCGAGAACTTCGACCTGTCGCACCTGGGCGCCGTCGAGCTGTTGACCCCCGACTTCGAGGGGAGCCTGCACTTCTTCCGTGATCTTCTCGCGATGCGCGAGGTCGCCCGGATCGGCGATTCGGCGTACCTGCGCTGCTGGGACGAGTACCAGCTCTACTCGATCAAGCTCACCGCCTCGGCGAACAACGGAGTGGGCCGCACGCTCTACCGCACCTCGAGCCCCGAGGCCCTCGAGCGACGGATCCGGGCGATCGAGGACGCCGGCCTGGGGCACGGGTGGCGTGAGCCCGAGGTGGGAGTGGGGCCGTCCTACGAGTTCGAGGACCCCGATGGTCATCTGATGGCGATCTACTTCGCCGCCGAGCGCTACACCGCCGACGAGGAGGACCGTCCCGCTCTCAAGAACCAGGCCTCGGCCTTCCCCGGGCGCGGCGTCAATGCCCGCCGTCTCGACCACATCAACTACCTGGCGTCGGACGTCACGGCCGCCGGGGAGTTCTGGCGCGATGTCATGAGAGCTCGGGAGTCCGAGCGGGTCCGGCTGGACGAGGGCGGCTATGCCGCCTGGTGGTTCCGTTTCCAGCAGAAGTCCTACGACGTCGTCTACTCCGACGACTGGACCGGCCGACGGGGACGGTTTCACCATCTGGCCTTCGCACCGGACACCCGGGAGGACATCCTGAAGGCTGCGGACATCTTCCTCGAGAACGGGATCCACATCGAGTACGGGCCCTACAAGCACGCGATCAACCAGACGTTCTTCCTGTACGTCTGGGAGCCCGGCGGCAACCGCATCGAGTTCGCCAACGCGGGCGCGCGTCTCGTCATGGACCCGGACTGGCCGGTCGTCGAATGGTCGGAGGCCGAGCGCGCCCGAGGCCAGGCATGGGGGATGAAGACGGTCGCGACCTTCCACACGCACGGCACGCCGTTCGTGGAGGACCAGGAGGAGATCGACCGCGCCGCGATCGAAGGGCGCCCCTATCGGCCCTCGGACGACTGA
- the ligK gene encoding 4-carboxy-4-hydroxy-2-oxoadipate aldolase/oxaloacetate decarboxylase: MFDLGVVHTTIQRPQPEDLDRLRAFGVATIHEAMGRVGLMRPYIRPVYPSARLCGAAVTVLLQPGDNWMLHVAAEQVRPGDVVVAGCTTESEDGFFGELLATSLRARGATGLVIDGGCRDTLELEQMDFPVFSRAISAKGTVKATLGSVNVPVVCANALIHPGDAVVGDRDGVVVVPRDRVQAVVEAAQRREDNEAAKREKFAEGRLGLDLYSMRDTLDAAGLTYVD, encoded by the coding sequence ATGTTCGACCTGGGCGTCGTCCACACCACGATCCAGCGACCGCAGCCGGAGGACCTCGATCGCCTCCGAGCCTTCGGTGTCGCGACCATCCACGAGGCGATGGGGAGGGTGGGGCTGATGCGGCCCTACATCCGACCCGTCTATCCGAGCGCCCGCCTGTGCGGAGCGGCCGTCACAGTGCTCCTCCAACCAGGAGACAACTGGATGCTGCACGTCGCCGCCGAACAGGTGCGCCCGGGTGACGTCGTCGTGGCCGGCTGCACGACCGAGAGCGAGGACGGCTTCTTCGGCGAACTGCTGGCCACCTCGCTGCGGGCACGCGGTGCCACGGGTCTCGTCATCGACGGCGGCTGCAGGGACACTCTCGAGCTCGAGCAGATGGACTTCCCTGTCTTCTCCCGCGCGATCAGTGCCAAGGGCACCGTGAAGGCGACGCTGGGCTCCGTCAACGTGCCCGTGGTCTGCGCCAACGCCCTGATACACCCCGGGGATGCGGTCGTCGGCGACCGCGACGGCGTCGTGGTGGTGCCGCGCGACCGCGTGCAGGCGGTGGTCGAGGCCGCGCAGCGTCGAGAGGACAACGAGGCCGCGAAGCGCGAAAAGTTCGCGGAGGGCCGGCTCGGGCTGGACCTCTACTCCATGCGGGACACCCTGGACGCAGCCGGTCTGACCTATGTCGACTGA
- a CDS encoding LysR family transcriptional regulator produces MAVDLNLMRVFVAVFETRSLTSAAQRLFVTQSAVSQSLRRLRVHFGDPLFERRAGQMSPTPVALDAYGDLRQALDHVDAALSRVRDFDPTTSRRTFRVALSELGEIGWMGAIVAEVRRVAPEIVVESVALDQEQLGEWLRRGHVDVAIAPADDIEDVISTRVKDQDYAVVMVDAHPLASAPLTVEDCRRSPHAAVMGDSGAAHLDSALRRGDAYERPAAYVQRFAALPGLLMAQPELLAFVPRSIAEGWRSSLGFAIRDLPIDVPPVRLHVCRRGTSQSQGALDWFYETTVRAVVSSQERFEAIRADARPQSSEGR; encoded by the coding sequence TTGGCTGTCGACCTGAACCTGATGCGCGTCTTCGTCGCCGTGTTCGAGACCCGGAGCCTCACGAGTGCGGCACAGCGCCTGTTCGTCACGCAGTCGGCGGTGAGCCAGTCCCTGCGGCGGCTGCGGGTCCACTTCGGCGACCCGCTGTTCGAGCGGCGAGCGGGGCAGATGTCACCGACTCCGGTCGCCCTCGACGCCTACGGGGATCTGCGGCAGGCGCTCGACCATGTCGACGCCGCCCTGAGCCGTGTGCGCGACTTCGACCCCACCACCTCCCGGAGGACCTTCCGCGTCGCACTCTCGGAGCTGGGGGAGATCGGATGGATGGGGGCGATCGTCGCCGAGGTGCGACGCGTCGCACCGGAGATCGTCGTCGAGTCCGTCGCCCTCGACCAGGAGCAGCTGGGCGAATGGCTCCGGCGTGGCCACGTCGACGTCGCGATCGCGCCTGCGGACGACATCGAGGACGTGATCAGCACCCGCGTCAAGGATCAGGACTACGCGGTGGTCATGGTCGACGCCCATCCCCTGGCATCGGCGCCCCTGACCGTCGAGGACTGCCGCAGGTCACCGCATGCGGCGGTGATGGGCGACTCCGGAGCCGCTCATCTCGACTCGGCATTGCGGCGGGGCGATGCCTATGAACGGCCCGCTGCCTACGTGCAGCGCTTCGCGGCGCTCCCCGGTCTCCTGATGGCGCAGCCGGAGCTGCTCGCCTTCGTACCCCGCTCCATCGCCGAAGGCTGGCGGTCGAGCCTGGGGTTCGCGATCCGGGACCTTCCGATCGACGTCCCTCCCGTGCGACTGCACGTGTGCCGACGCGGGACCTCGCAGAGCCAGGGCGCTCTCGACTGGTTCTACGAGACCACTGTGCGTGCCGTCGTCAGCTCGCAGGAGCGCTTCGAGGCGATCCGCGCCGACGCGCGACCTCAGTCGTCCGAGGGCCGATAG